A window of the Tripterygium wilfordii isolate XIE 37 chromosome 12, ASM1340144v1, whole genome shotgun sequence genome harbors these coding sequences:
- the LOC120011414 gene encoding G patch domain-containing protein 8, with product MEYRGSNDASRGDKWKHGKEQDSLIEDLVDEFRLPIYHKPTENVDLDNVEQASLDTKLTSSNIGFKLLQKMGWKGKGLGKNEQGIIEPIKSGIRDPKLGIGKQEEDDFFTAEENIQRRRLDIELEETEENAKKREVLAEREQKIQSEVKEIRKVFYCDLCNKQYKLAMEFEAHLSSYDHNHRKRFKEMREMHGTGSSRDDRLKREQQRQEREMAKFAQMADARKQQDQQQHEESGPALESNAPRTVTALADQDLRKALKFGFSSKVGTSKNLFVGAAKKPKVAVASVFTNDSDDEK from the exons ATGGAGTACAGAGGGAGCAACGATGCGAGCAGAGGAGATAAATGGAAGCATGGAAAGGAACAG GACTCTCTTATTGAGGATCTGGTGGACGAGTTTCGGTTGCCAATTTATCATAAGCCAACTGAAAATGTTGATCTCGACAATGTGGAACAAGCATCTCTTGACACAAAGTTGACATCATCTAATATTGGCTTTAAGCTTTTACAAAAAATGGGGTGGAAAGGGAAGGGTCTTGGGAAGAATGAGCAAG GAATAATTGAGCCGATAAAGTCCGGGATTAGAGATCCAAAGTTGGGTATTGGCAAACAAGAAGAGGATGACTTCTTTACCGCAGAGGAGAATATCCAGAGGAGAAGACTAGATATTGAGCTGGAGGAGACGGAGGAAAATGCAAAGAAGCGGGAG GTGTTAGCAGAGCGGGAGCAGAAAATTCAAAGTGAGGTGAAAGAAATTCGGAAAGTATTTTATTGTGATCTCTGCAACAAGCAGTACAAATTGGCTATGGAATTTGAAGCTCACTTGAGCTCGTATGATCACAATCACAGAAAG CGATTTAAAGAAATGAGAGAAATGCATGGTACTGGCAGCAGTCGTGATGATCGGCTAAAGCGGGAACAACAACgccaagagagagagatggctAAGTTTGCCCAGAT GGCAGATGCTCGTAAGCAGCAGGATCAACAGCAGCATGAAGAATCTGGGCCTGCTTTGGAATCTAATGCACCAAGAACTGTCACCGCACTCGCTGACCAGGATCTGCGGAAGGCTTTGAAGTTTGGATTTTCCTCGAAGGTTGGAACTTCTAAG AATTTGTTTGTCGGTGCTGCAAAGAAGCCAAAGGTAGCTGTGGCCTCAGTTTTTACCAATGATAGTGATGATGAAAAGTGA
- the LOC120011530 gene encoding uncharacterized protein LOC120011530 has translation MGGGRQKKLSSFSLFGMFKSSSKPRRGSAGEVDDPDQATSSTSSSNGRKVWPSDEDYKGRWVADPNINLKATAFISKFHETRVSESETQIYHHALNH, from the coding sequence ATGGGAGGAGGCAGGCAGAAGAAGTTGTCATCCTTTTCATTGTTCGGCATGTtcaaatcatcatcaaagcctcgAAGAGGATCTGCAGGAGAGGTGGATGATCCTGATCAGGCAACAAGTAGTACTAGTAGTAGTAATGGTCGGAAGGTGTGGCCAAGCGATGAAGACTACAAGGGACGTTGGGTGGCTGACCCCAACATCAATTTGAAAGCCACTGCTTTCATCTCAAAGTTCCATGAAACCCGCGTCTCCGAATCCGAGACCCAAATCTATCATCACGCCCTCAACCACTGA